From a region of the Bermanella marisrubri genome:
- the purF gene encoding amidophosphoribosyltransferase, translated as MCGIVGLVAKSNVNQALYDALTVLQHRGQDAAGIVTSDSGRLFLRKDNGLVKDVFRTRHMQRLVGTMGIGHVRYPTAGSSSSAEAQPFYVNSPYGIVLAHNGNLTNAHELVEDVYKEDLRHVNTTSDSEVLLNVFAHELHEQKKLKPTQEDVFDAVERVHKRVKGGYAVIAMIAGIGVVGFRDPYGIRPAVFGKRETEKGTEYMIASESVALDALGFKVIRDIEPGEAVYIDVDGNLHTRQCAENPVYRPCIFEHVYFARPDSIIDKISVYKARLKMGARLAEKILRERPDHDIDVVIPIPDTSRSSALELANRLGVKYREGFMKNRYIGRTFIMPGQQLRKKSVKQKLNALDLEFRGKNVLLVDDSIVRGTTCEQIIEMARDAGANNVYFASAAPPVRYPNVYGIDMPAKEEFIAHDRTVEEIEKAIGADWLVYQDLEDLVEATCDGAEVQYEFDCSVFNGNYVTGDIDDNYLDELSAKRNDANKKNAKVENAIIDLHNDESAE; from the coding sequence ATGTGTGGCATTGTTGGTCTGGTTGCTAAAAGCAATGTGAATCAAGCCTTATACGACGCATTGACTGTATTGCAGCATCGCGGACAAGACGCAGCAGGTATTGTGACATCAGATAGTGGTCGATTGTTCTTGAGAAAAGACAACGGTCTCGTAAAAGATGTATTTCGCACGCGGCACATGCAGCGTTTAGTCGGAACTATGGGTATTGGCCATGTTCGTTATCCGACCGCTGGAAGCTCAAGCTCAGCAGAGGCTCAGCCATTTTATGTGAACAGTCCTTACGGCATCGTTTTGGCTCATAATGGCAATCTAACCAATGCTCATGAATTAGTGGAAGACGTCTACAAAGAAGATTTACGTCACGTAAACACTACTAGTGATTCTGAAGTATTGCTCAATGTGTTTGCTCACGAATTGCATGAGCAGAAGAAACTGAAGCCAACGCAAGAGGATGTATTCGATGCAGTAGAACGCGTTCATAAACGTGTGAAAGGTGGTTACGCGGTAATTGCTATGATTGCAGGTATCGGTGTAGTTGGTTTCCGTGATCCTTATGGTATTCGTCCTGCGGTATTTGGTAAGCGCGAGACTGAAAAAGGTACCGAGTACATGATCGCTTCCGAGAGTGTTGCACTTGATGCACTTGGTTTTAAAGTGATTCGAGATATTGAGCCCGGTGAGGCGGTCTATATTGATGTGGATGGCAACTTGCATACTCGTCAGTGTGCAGAGAACCCAGTCTATCGACCATGTATTTTCGAGCATGTTTATTTTGCTCGCCCTGATTCAATTATTGATAAAATCAGTGTTTATAAAGCCCGTTTAAAAATGGGTGCTCGATTAGCCGAGAAAATTCTACGTGAACGACCAGATCATGACATAGATGTAGTTATTCCCATTCCTGATACAAGTCGTTCAAGTGCACTGGAATTGGCCAACCGTTTGGGTGTTAAGTACCGCGAAGGTTTCATGAAAAACCGTTACATCGGTCGTACCTTCATCATGCCTGGTCAGCAACTGCGTAAGAAATCAGTAAAGCAAAAACTCAATGCGTTGGACTTAGAGTTCCGCGGTAAAAATGTTTTGTTGGTAGACGATTCTATTGTTCGTGGTACAACGTGCGAACAAATTATTGAAATGGCCCGTGATGCAGGTGCCAATAACGTGTATTTCGCGAGTGCAGCGCCACCAGTTCGTTATCCAAATGTATATGGTATCGATATGCCAGCAAAAGAAGAATTTATTGCGCATGATCGTACAGTTGAAGAAATCGAGAAAGCCATTGGTGCAGATTGGTTGGTTTATCAAGATTTAGAAGATTTGGTTGAAGCTACCTGTGATGGTGCCGAAGTGCAATACGAGTTTGATTGTTCTGTTTTTAATGGCAACTATGTGACAGGTGATATCGATGATAATTATCTTGATGAGCTGTCCGCCAAACGCAATGATGCGAACAAAAAAAATGCTAAAGTAGAGAATGCAATCATTGATTTGCACAATGATGAGTCTGCTGAATAG
- a CDS encoding AAA family ATPase, with amino-acid sequence MDAKLQALIDQLNRVILDKEHQIKLAVSCMLARGHLLIEDLPGMGKTTLSHALANVMGLKYQRIQFTSDLLPADILGASVFEQRPTGGAFVFHKGPIFSQVVLADEINRATPKTQSALLEAMEEHQVSVDGETYSLPDPFFVIATQNPVTQSGTFNLPESQLDRFLMRVQLGYPSREAERALLKGDQWFSDQLKVIISPEEFQSYQAKVKSIVASEPLLDYIQNLVNATRERSDVIAGLSPRGALSLLNGSKAWAMLHGRNHVLPDDVQQVFPAVVEHRLAAGNVADEILSTVAVV; translated from the coding sequence ATGGACGCAAAATTACAAGCGTTAATCGATCAGCTCAATCGAGTTATCTTAGATAAAGAACATCAAATTAAACTTGCCGTTAGCTGTATGTTGGCTCGCGGTCATCTCTTAATTGAAGATCTACCAGGTATGGGTAAAACGACATTGAGTCATGCGTTGGCCAATGTCATGGGTCTGAAATATCAGCGAATTCAATTTACAAGTGATTTATTGCCAGCGGATATTCTGGGCGCTAGTGTATTCGAGCAGCGTCCAACTGGTGGTGCGTTCGTCTTTCATAAGGGGCCGATTTTTTCACAAGTGGTGTTGGCGGATGAAATTAACCGTGCGACACCTAAAACCCAGAGTGCCTTACTAGAAGCGATGGAAGAGCATCAAGTCAGTGTCGATGGTGAAACCTATAGCTTGCCTGATCCATTTTTTGTTATTGCAACGCAAAACCCTGTAACACAATCTGGTACTTTCAATCTTCCTGAATCTCAATTAGACCGTTTCTTAATGCGAGTGCAGTTGGGATATCCATCCCGAGAAGCCGAACGCGCTTTGTTAAAGGGTGATCAGTGGTTTTCTGATCAATTGAAAGTGATTATATCGCCTGAGGAATTTCAAAGTTATCAGGCAAAAGTAAAGTCTATTGTCGCCAGTGAACCGCTATTGGATTACATACAAAATCTCGTGAACGCGACTCGAGAACGCAGTGATGTTATTGCGGGTCTTTCGCCACGGGGCGCTTTGTCACTCTTGAACGGCTCGAAGGCTTGGGCAATGCTGCATGGTCGCAATCATGTCTTGCCTGATGATGTGCAACAGGTATTTCCTGCAGTTGTTGAGCATCGATTGGCCGCCGGAAATGTTGCGGATGAAATCTTATCCACTGTTGCCGTGGTATGA
- a CDS encoding transglutaminaseTgpA domain-containing protein: MMATSKAVSQGGLSVVFISLAYSILVHYSQMPWWVISLAAFVIVWRYLIFTGKFPQAHWIYKGCLVTAGLYGVFQEFGLSPSIESTTVLLMSGMILKPLETFSNRDAYILIFLSYMLLGMAFLFDQTPLMYGIVLVGLVLNIGAQIRLHQDSQVSPFSSFKVALSLLAKSLPLAIFLFIVMPRLAPLWTLKIPTQAGQVGLSDTMSPGRFSSLGKNNDVAFRATFEADAPAMGDRYWRGLILDFFDGEEWSQQHRPDNIRPASLRDPQYQYQIMLEPHEKQWLFALANSVSSSENVGVKSDGTLKNRVPLISKRIYEVKSSGGSFIDQRTLSYRERSSYLQLPKGENPRTRAFVDSLDISKQAPIADAVRSLQTFFFQQEYRYTLNPPLIEGQNTIDRFLFESRAGFCGHYAGAVTFMFRSLGIPARVVAGYHGGEFNQAGNYYTIYQRDAHAWVEVHLKDKGWMRIDPTGWINPDRVERGLEDAVKDEYTGIRKTNAWMLAMYQQLQVFDYFWNDWMLNYKGEQQRALLEEIWGSDWSSVLWIVLTMLALLAVPIAYLLWDQRPAKKSYHQKLWQQYCKILLGSSDSYSSDDLTGKSFAHISKSLMQLHPTHRKSIEYFNHWIEDKLYGSSMGNLDRRDYQLGMSRLKRIKQELRHERIR, translated from the coding sequence ATGATGGCGACATCTAAAGCGGTGAGTCAAGGTGGCTTAAGCGTTGTCTTTATTAGTCTTGCTTATTCAATATTGGTGCATTATTCGCAAATGCCGTGGTGGGTGATCAGTCTGGCTGCATTCGTAATAGTATGGCGTTATTTAATTTTTACGGGGAAATTTCCTCAAGCTCATTGGATATATAAAGGCTGTTTAGTAACGGCAGGGCTCTATGGTGTATTTCAAGAGTTTGGGTTATCCCCCAGTATCGAGAGTACAACCGTATTGCTCATGAGTGGCATGATATTGAAACCATTGGAGACGTTTTCAAATCGTGATGCTTATATTCTTATTTTTTTGAGTTACATGTTGCTAGGTATGGCGTTTCTTTTTGATCAAACGCCATTGATGTACGGGATTGTTCTCGTTGGTTTGGTGCTCAACATCGGAGCGCAGATCCGGTTGCATCAAGATTCTCAGGTTTCTCCATTTAGCTCGTTTAAAGTCGCTTTGTCACTGCTTGCTAAGTCCTTACCTTTGGCTATTTTTCTTTTTATTGTCATGCCTCGTTTGGCCCCGCTTTGGACGCTTAAGATTCCTACGCAGGCAGGTCAAGTGGGCTTGTCGGATACCATGTCTCCAGGACGTTTCTCTAGCCTAGGTAAAAATAATGATGTGGCGTTTCGGGCAACCTTTGAGGCAGATGCGCCCGCTATGGGTGATCGATATTGGCGCGGTTTGATTCTTGATTTCTTTGATGGAGAAGAATGGTCGCAACAGCATCGCCCCGACAATATCAGGCCGGCATCCTTGCGTGATCCGCAATATCAATATCAAATAATGTTAGAGCCTCATGAGAAGCAATGGTTGTTTGCCTTGGCAAATAGTGTATCCAGTAGTGAGAATGTAGGAGTTAAATCGGATGGTACGCTTAAAAATAGGGTTCCTTTGATCAGCAAGCGTATTTATGAGGTAAAAAGCAGTGGGGGCTCTTTCATTGATCAGCGCACATTGAGCTATCGAGAGCGCAGTAGTTATTTACAGCTACCAAAGGGTGAAAACCCGCGGACAAGAGCATTTGTTGACTCTCTTGATATATCAAAACAAGCGCCTATAGCGGATGCTGTCAGATCACTGCAGACCTTTTTCTTTCAGCAAGAATATCGCTACACCTTAAATCCGCCTTTAATTGAAGGTCAAAATACGATTGATCGCTTTTTGTTTGAGTCTAGAGCTGGTTTTTGTGGTCATTACGCTGGTGCGGTGACATTTATGTTTAGATCGCTAGGTATACCCGCAAGAGTGGTGGCTGGCTATCATGGAGGTGAGTTTAACCAAGCTGGGAACTATTACACGATTTATCAGCGCGATGCTCATGCTTGGGTGGAGGTGCATTTAAAAGACAAAGGGTGGATGCGTATTGACCCCACTGGATGGATTAATCCAGACCGGGTAGAGCGTGGTTTAGAAGATGCCGTTAAAGATGAGTATACCGGTATTCGTAAGACCAATGCGTGGATGCTGGCCATGTATCAGCAGTTGCAAGTCTTCGATTATTTTTGGAATGATTGGATGCTTAACTACAAAGGCGAACAGCAAAGGGCTTTGTTGGAAGAAATATGGGGTTCAGATTGGTCCTCGGTGTTATGGATTGTCCTTACCATGCTTGCTTTACTTGCTGTTCCGATAGCTTATTTGCTGTGGGATCAGCGTCCAGCTAAGAAAAGCTATCATCAAAAGTTATGGCAACAGTATTGTAAGATTTTATTAGGTAGTAGCGACTCATATTCTAGTGATGACTTGACGGGGAAGAGCTTTGCGCACATTAGTAAGTCTTTGATGCAATTGCATCCCACCCATCGAAAAAGCATTGAGTATTTTAATCACTGGATAGAGGACAAGCTGTATGGGTCGTCTATGGGTAATCTCGATCGTCGAGATTACCAGTTGGGTATGAGTCGATTAAAAAGAATTAAACAGGAGTTAAGGCATGAGAGAATCCGTTAA
- a CDS encoding O-succinylhomoserine sulfhydrylase yields MADNKRYDSQLDEANFDTLAVRAGYQRSPEHEHSEALFLTSSYVFGNAQEAAAFFAGDEDGNVYSRYTNPTVKTFEQRLAALENAEQCVATASGMSAIFSTILALLNPGDHIVSSRSIFGSTNVQFEKFVSKLNVTVSFVELTDVDAWEAAIQDNTKMFYLESPSNPMNEVGDLEALAKLAKANNIISVVDNCFCTPALQKPLSFGIDVVIHSATKYIDGQGRCLGGAVLGSSELMEQVVGVLRSVGPTMSPFNAWVMIKGLETLSLRMKAHSENAMALATWLKDQPQVKAVHYAGLPEHPCHDLAKKQQSNFGGVLAFEVEGGQEAAWTVIDSTRMLSITANLGDAKTTITHPATTTHCRVSADARNAAGITDGLIRIACGIEDIEDIQRDLAFGLSRI; encoded by the coding sequence GTGGCCGATAACAAACGCTATGATTCACAATTAGATGAAGCGAACTTTGATACCTTGGCTGTACGTGCGGGATATCAACGTTCGCCAGAGCATGAGCATAGCGAAGCCTTGTTTTTAACCTCAAGCTATGTATTTGGTAACGCGCAAGAAGCAGCGGCTTTTTTTGCGGGTGACGAAGACGGCAATGTTTATTCCCGCTATACCAACCCAACAGTAAAGACGTTTGAGCAGCGTTTGGCAGCACTTGAAAATGCTGAACAATGTGTAGCCACTGCTAGCGGTATGTCTGCGATTTTTTCGACTATCTTGGCTCTGTTAAATCCAGGTGATCATATTGTTTCGAGCCGTAGTATTTTTGGTTCAACCAATGTTCAGTTTGAAAAGTTCGTCAGCAAGCTTAATGTCACAGTAAGTTTTGTCGAGCTTACGGATGTTGATGCTTGGGAAGCAGCCATTCAAGACAATACCAAAATGTTTTATCTTGAATCTCCGTCAAATCCAATGAACGAAGTAGGTGATCTGGAAGCGTTGGCGAAGCTTGCTAAAGCCAATAATATTATTTCCGTGGTGGATAATTGCTTTTGTACGCCTGCATTGCAAAAGCCATTGTCTTTCGGTATCGATGTGGTGATTCATAGCGCGACTAAGTATATCGACGGTCAAGGTCGTTGCTTAGGTGGAGCGGTGTTGGGTTCTAGCGAGCTTATGGAGCAAGTGGTTGGGGTTCTGCGCTCCGTAGGGCCAACCATGAGCCCATTCAATGCTTGGGTTATGATCAAAGGCTTGGAAACACTATCTCTACGTATGAAAGCCCACAGTGAAAATGCCATGGCGCTGGCTACTTGGTTAAAAGATCAACCGCAAGTTAAAGCAGTTCATTATGCAGGATTACCCGAACACCCATGCCATGACTTAGCGAAAAAGCAGCAAAGCAATTTTGGTGGTGTGCTTGCCTTTGAAGTAGAAGGTGGTCAAGAGGCTGCTTGGACGGTGATCGATAGCACGCGTATGCTTTCAATTACAGCGAATTTAGGTGACGCGAAAACCACTATTACTCATCCGGCAACAACAACGCATTGTCGTGTATCTGCAGACGCGCGTAATGCGGCAGGTATCACAGATGGTCTGATTCGTATTGCATGTGGAATCGAAGACATAGAAGATATTCAAAGAGATCTGGCTTTTGGCTTGAGTCGTATTTAG
- a CDS encoding SPOR domain-containing protein, producing the protein MDEGIKRKLVGSAVLVVVALIVLPLIAPKAKNAAYLSEQVPLETDIPNMDMALPKSLSLRQIRPPESQASETIDVNEFEVDGKKVASATIDVPVKKEDGQALLWQIRVGSFAEAKNAIKLRNALREKGYKAFERLSEDGQYTRVFIGPSTQKTWLSDQLLVLEKEFGVKGELRLFTQ; encoded by the coding sequence ATGGATGAAGGGATTAAACGAAAGCTTGTAGGGTCTGCTGTGCTCGTTGTCGTGGCTCTGATCGTTCTGCCATTGATCGCTCCGAAAGCCAAAAACGCAGCCTATTTATCCGAACAGGTACCGCTAGAAACTGACATTCCAAATATGGATATGGCGTTACCCAAATCCCTTTCTCTCAGACAAATCAGGCCGCCTGAGTCTCAAGCTAGCGAAACGATTGACGTTAACGAATTTGAGGTGGATGGCAAGAAAGTGGCATCAGCTACGATTGATGTGCCCGTGAAAAAAGAAGATGGTCAAGCTTTGCTCTGGCAGATACGCGTAGGTAGTTTTGCCGAGGCAAAGAATGCAATTAAATTGCGAAATGCTCTTCGTGAAAAAGGTTATAAAGCGTTTGAGCGTTTATCTGAAGATGGTCAGTATACACGAGTGTTTATCGGCCCTAGCACACAGAAAACCTGGCTAAGTGATCAGCTTTTGGTATTGGAAAAAGAATTTGGCGTAAAAGGCGAATTGCGTTTATTTACACAGTGA
- a CDS encoding methyltransferase domain-containing protein, whose translation MRESVKDYYGNVLQSSDDLKTNACCTDEGMPEFLKPILSKVHDEVMKRYYGCGLVVPEQMHGLKVLDLGCGAGRDVYALSAMVGETGKVVGLDMTPEQLEVAREYQDYHADVFGYKTSNVQFVEGDIDHLEDLPFDDGYFDLIVSNCVINLVQDKPHVLKQAHRLLKQGGEMYFSDVYCDRRIPQNLVDDPVLYGECLSGALYWRDFLEFSKQAGFTDPRLVKDRPLTIENKDVEAKIGHMNFYSATYRLFKIDGLETACEDYGQAVRYKGTIEHQPFFFELDGHHKIETGRMFPVCGNTYRMLNDTRFKEHFEFFGDWSNHYGIYPDCGTPIPFADSTSAQGSDGSACC comes from the coding sequence ATGAGAGAATCCGTTAAAGACTATTACGGTAACGTATTGCAGAGCAGTGATGATTTAAAAACTAATGCCTGTTGCACTGACGAAGGTATGCCTGAGTTTTTAAAGCCGATTCTTTCCAAGGTCCATGATGAAGTTATGAAGCGCTATTACGGCTGTGGTTTGGTCGTGCCCGAGCAAATGCACGGTTTAAAGGTGTTGGATTTGGGTTGTGGTGCAGGTCGGGATGTGTATGCACTATCGGCTATGGTTGGGGAAACCGGGAAAGTTGTGGGTTTAGATATGACGCCCGAACAGTTAGAAGTTGCTCGCGAATATCAAGACTACCATGCAGATGTATTTGGATACAAAACAAGTAATGTGCAGTTTGTAGAGGGGGATATTGACCATTTAGAAGACCTCCCGTTTGACGATGGATATTTTGATCTGATTGTATCCAATTGCGTGATTAACTTAGTCCAAGACAAACCTCATGTTTTAAAACAGGCTCATCGCTTATTAAAACAAGGTGGTGAGATGTATTTTTCAGACGTCTATTGTGATCGGCGAATTCCACAGAACCTAGTTGATGATCCTGTGTTGTATGGCGAGTGCTTAAGCGGTGCTTTGTATTGGCGTGACTTTTTAGAGTTCTCCAAACAAGCGGGGTTCACTGATCCTCGCTTGGTAAAAGATCGACCTTTGACCATCGAAAACAAAGATGTTGAAGCAAAAATTGGTCACATGAATTTCTATAGTGCGACATATCGCCTTTTCAAAATTGATGGGCTAGAAACCGCGTGTGAAGACTATGGTCAAGCAGTGCGTTACAAGGGAACTATAGAGCATCAGCCTTTCTTTTTTGAACTGGATGGTCATCACAAGATTGAAACCGGCCGGATGTTTCCAGTGTGCGGAAATACTTATCGGATGCTAAATGATACCCGCTTTAAGGAACACTTTGAGTTTTTTGGTGATTGGAGTAACCATTACGGGATTTATCCCGATTGCGGTACGCCTATCCCGTTTGCTGATTCAACAAGTGCTCAGGGGAGTGACGGTTCAGCTTGCTGTTGA
- a CDS encoding CvpA family protein: MLLIDWVILAVIVISALISIKRGFVKEMLSLASWITAFIVARIFSGHLEVLLDGLIDTPSARYAVAYLVLFTATIIVGALINNLMVEFVKMTGLAGTDRMFGVVFGVARGMILVTAAVYGMQLTALKDDPWWQDSTLIPHFELMVAWSKDVLPGATETLLTLGQSKEGLTQ, translated from the coding sequence ATGTTATTAATCGACTGGGTTATCCTAGCCGTTATTGTTATTTCAGCGCTGATTAGTATTAAGCGCGGTTTCGTTAAAGAGATGCTCTCTCTTGCCAGTTGGATAACAGCCTTCATCGTTGCACGCATTTTTAGTGGCCATTTGGAAGTGTTACTCGATGGCTTAATTGATACCCCCTCCGCGCGTTATGCCGTTGCCTATTTGGTATTGTTTACAGCGACTATTATAGTCGGTGCGCTTATTAATAATTTGATGGTTGAATTTGTCAAAATGACCGGCTTGGCTGGTACTGATCGTATGTTTGGTGTTGTATTCGGTGTTGCACGCGGCATGATTTTAGTGACGGCTGCCGTGTATGGTATGCAGCTTACTGCCCTGAAAGATGACCCGTGGTGGCAGGATTCAACACTTATTCCGCATTTTGAATTAATGGTTGCGTGGTCCAAGGATGTTTTACCAGGCGCTACCGAAACCCTTCTCACCTTGGGGCAGTCCAAAGAAGGCCTGACTCAATAA
- the folC gene encoding bifunctional tetrahydrofolate synthase/dihydrofolate synthase, which yields MSRNLDQWLQYLESAHPKDIDLGLDRVRAVAERLDLIKPAKYVVLVAGTNGKGTTVATCGELFRQSGFSVGVFTSPHITKYNERVSINGKQVSDAQLIDSFEAIESKRGDISLTYFEVSALSALYLFKQANVEAAVLEIGLGGRLDAVNLVDPDVSIVTSIGLDHQDWLGDTLDKIGYEKAGVYRQSKPAICGQVNPPSGLLAHANEIDAKLLIKHQDFHHQLNEQGGFDWFGVNASGERIVFNDLPLPKVPIENACTALQAMMMLPIEWAIEDVRLALQNVFVEGRLQAFCYQGSSGQSVSGMLDVGHNPQAAEFLLQYIPETKGRVFAVLAMLQDKNPNDVVTALKDRVDQWCFAGLQGYRGQTAQELMSRIDHLPHGSRDFHSVSQAMECVMEEVTCDDYVVVLGSFLTVSAAKSWLEQ from the coding sequence ATGAGTCGAAACTTAGATCAGTGGCTTCAGTATTTGGAGTCTGCCCATCCCAAAGACATTGATTTGGGGTTAGATCGAGTTAGAGCCGTGGCAGAGCGGCTCGATCTTATTAAGCCTGCTAAGTATGTCGTTTTGGTCGCTGGAACTAACGGCAAAGGAACGACTGTAGCAACATGTGGTGAGTTGTTTCGCCAGTCTGGATTCAGTGTCGGTGTTTTCACCAGTCCGCACATTACTAAGTATAACGAGCGTGTTTCTATTAACGGAAAGCAGGTTTCTGATGCGCAGTTGATAGATAGTTTTGAAGCTATTGAGAGTAAACGAGGAGATATTTCTCTTACGTACTTTGAGGTTTCGGCGCTTTCGGCTTTGTATCTTTTTAAGCAAGCTAATGTTGAAGCAGCTGTGCTCGAAATCGGTTTGGGTGGAAGACTAGACGCGGTTAACTTGGTTGATCCAGATGTTTCTATTGTTACAAGTATTGGCCTAGATCATCAGGACTGGTTGGGGGATACCTTAGATAAAATTGGCTATGAAAAAGCGGGAGTTTATCGTCAAAGCAAGCCAGCAATTTGCGGGCAAGTGAATCCACCCTCAGGTTTATTGGCTCATGCCAATGAGATTGATGCAAAGTTATTGATTAAACATCAAGACTTTCATCATCAGCTAAACGAGCAGGGTGGTTTTGATTGGTTTGGTGTCAATGCTTCGGGTGAGCGGATAGTTTTCAATGATCTCCCTTTGCCGAAAGTGCCAATAGAAAATGCCTGTACAGCTCTGCAAGCTATGATGATGCTACCGATAGAATGGGCTATCGAAGATGTTCGTTTGGCTCTGCAGAATGTATTCGTTGAAGGTCGCTTGCAAGCTTTTTGCTATCAGGGTTCATCTGGCCAAAGTGTATCTGGCATGTTGGATGTAGGACATAATCCGCAAGCAGCTGAATTCTTACTGCAGTACATTCCTGAAACCAAAGGCCGAGTGTTTGCTGTGTTGGCCATGCTGCAGGACAAGAATCCGAATGATGTAGTGACTGCACTGAAAGATCGTGTTGATCAGTGGTGTTTTGCTGGACTACAAGGTTATCGTGGGCAGACTGCTCAGGAGTTAATGTCTAGGATTGATCACTTGCCTCATGGCTCTAGAGACTTCCACAGTGTAAGCCAAGCGATGGAGTGTGTGATGGAAGAGGTCACATGCGACGATTATGTGGTAGTCTTGGGTTCTTTTCTAACTGTGTCGGCAGCAAAGTCTTGGCTGGAGCAATAA
- the trpA gene encoding tryptophan synthase subunit alpha → MNRIDQCFEKLKQNGKKALIPYITGGDPKPDWTLDLMHTLVESGADIIELGVPFSDPMADGPTIQLACERALEHGTSLRQLLSIVSQFRETNTETPVVLMGYLNPVEVMGYDAFAKAAKDSGIDGVLMVDMPPEESVDVADIFKSNGLEMIYLLAPTTPPKRAELICAHGSGYLYYVSVKGVTGSAALDVDDVKQNLDRIRTQTDLPLGVGFGIKDGETAAKVAKVSDAVIVGSALVNCIAKQPDDLNSIKSDLVALMTEIRSAMDV, encoded by the coding sequence ATGAATCGTATTGATCAATGTTTTGAGAAGTTAAAGCAAAACGGGAAAAAGGCCCTGATTCCTTACATCACTGGTGGTGATCCAAAGCCCGATTGGACGTTGGATCTGATGCATACCTTGGTTGAATCGGGTGCAGACATTATAGAGTTAGGGGTACCGTTTTCGGACCCCATGGCGGACGGCCCAACCATTCAGTTGGCGTGTGAACGAGCGTTAGAGCACGGAACGAGTTTGCGCCAGTTGCTATCCATCGTCTCTCAGTTTCGTGAGACCAATACAGAAACACCTGTAGTATTGATGGGCTATCTAAATCCTGTGGAAGTAATGGGTTACGATGCCTTTGCCAAAGCCGCTAAAGACTCTGGTATTGATGGTGTGCTAATGGTTGATATGCCACCGGAAGAGTCTGTGGATGTGGCAGATATCTTTAAGTCAAATGGGCTTGAGATGATTTACCTCCTTGCGCCAACCACACCACCTAAGCGTGCTGAATTAATTTGCGCTCATGGTTCTGGGTATTTGTATTATGTGTCTGTTAAGGGTGTGACGGGCTCCGCCGCACTTGATGTAGATGATGTAAAACAGAATCTTGATCGTATTCGCACGCAAACGGATCTACCTCTGGGGGTTGGTTTCGGTATTAAAGACGGCGAGACGGCTGCCAAGGTGGCGAAAGTATCTGATGCAGTTATTGTGGGCAGTGCGTTAGTTAATTGTATAGCTAAGCAACCTGATGATCTTAATTCGATCAAGTCCGATTTAGTTGCACTGATGACTGAAATTCGTTCTGCTATGGACGTGTGA
- a CDS encoding DUF58 domain-containing protein — translation MMLLDPIRKRLSAVLGAWLKRRLPRTSSVQLTQKRIFIFPSRVGWGFVVMLVLVFVTGVNYQNNLLLSLCFLLVSLMITAMIETYRNLAKLHIQSGKVEDCYAGDIIQLPIRLSTAKGKTKHALFIGFSAEHSQLIGDVKEQKRLGLQYVVAKRGVLEPERFTIFSRYPLGLFHCWTWVFMAFDGVAFPQPILVPFQKYTGAGDGEGDKNLLNQGDVDDALDFRIYQKGDSLKHIAWKQFAKTGQLYSKVFREAMGEHRDIDWRAAPSQDWESRLSIMCAWVLESHENQMPFSLRLPNIYISKNFGEAHLKECLHALAHFKVVT, via the coding sequence ATGATGCTTCTCGATCCTATCCGTAAGCGATTGAGCGCTGTGTTAGGTGCTTGGTTAAAGCGCAGGCTGCCACGTACCAGCAGCGTACAGTTAACCCAAAAACGCATTTTCATTTTCCCTAGCCGCGTGGGTTGGGGGTTTGTTGTGATGTTAGTCTTAGTGTTTGTTACTGGTGTTAACTATCAAAATAATCTTCTGCTTAGTTTGTGTTTTTTGTTGGTCAGTCTGATGATTACCGCCATGATCGAAACTTATCGCAACCTGGCCAAATTGCATATTCAATCAGGCAAAGTAGAGGATTGCTACGCAGGCGATATCATTCAATTACCTATTCGCTTATCCACTGCAAAAGGCAAGACAAAGCACGCATTATTCATTGGTTTTAGTGCGGAGCACAGTCAATTGATCGGTGATGTAAAAGAACAAAAGCGGCTTGGCCTACAATATGTAGTGGCCAAGCGTGGTGTTTTGGAGCCCGAGCGTTTTACTATATTTAGTCGTTACCCTTTGGGTTTGTTTCATTGCTGGACTTGGGTGTTTATGGCGTTTGATGGTGTGGCTTTTCCACAACCCATCTTAGTGCCATTTCAAAAATACACCGGCGCCGGTGATGGTGAAGGTGATAAAAATTTGCTCAACCAAGGCGATGTTGATGACGCCTTGGATTTTCGTATCTATCAAAAAGGTGATTCACTAAAACACATTGCTTGGAAGCAATTCGCAAAAACTGGCCAACTTTATAGTAAGGTTTTTCGTGAGGCTATGGGTGAGCATAGAGATATCGATTGGCGTGCCGCCCCGTCACAGGACTGGGAGAGCCGTTTGAGTATTATGTGTGCTTGGGTTTTAGAAAGTCACGAGAACCAAATGCCGTTTTCTTTACGTTTGCCCAATATTTATATTTCAAAGAACTTTGGCGAAGCTCATTTAAAAGAATGTTTGCATGCATTGGCGCACTTTAAGGTGGTGACATGA